AGTAGCGGGCTTTCCGGGGATAATTCCGTAATCAGGTAATTGATGTGATTAGGCTCACAGATTCTTATCCTTTGTGCGGTATTCAATTTTTCGGAAATGCTTAATACTGCAGTTTTTTTTGAAGACCGGATGCAGGCTTTTTTTACCTGAACGATATCCCAATCCATATCCGTCAGGCCTTCCTCAGAAGAAAAAGCATTTGCTCCTAAAAGACATAGGTCCACTTTAATATCTATCAGTTGATTAATTACACTAGCACCAACATGCAGGTTTGCATTTTTATTTAATTTACCTCCGATAGTGATGACTTCAAGATTACTATGGTCGGACAAAGTAATCGCTACCTGTGGGCTTATGGTGAAGAAGGTCACCCTTAGGTTCTCGGGGATCATTTTAGCCAATTCTAATATGGTTGTTCCACCTTCTGTAAGAATAACCATTTCGTTCTTTATGAGCTTCAGCGTTTTTTCTGCAATCTTTTTCTTCTCATTTAACGCATAAACTTCATTTTGCGCATTGAAAGGCGATACAAAGGATTTGCTTGCGGCTCCTCCGTGTACTTTTAATAGCATGCCTGTTTCAGCAAGCTCTTTCAGATCACGCCTCACGGTATCATCGGAAATGTTTAATAACGTACTTAAGTCGGTTGATAAAACCTTATTGTGGAGGTTTATCTCTCTCATTATCAGTTTGTGTCTGTCTTCTTTACGCATATGAGATCGTTTTTGCGGTTTAATGCTTTATTTGGGATGATTAAATGCAGTAAATTTAGCTTATTCCCGCATATTTTATACAATGTTTTTAAATAAAGTTATAACTGTGCATTTTTTATGCGGTTTTGTGAGTCTTGGTTTTTGAGGTCAGTTTTGATGCCTGTTTATGCGAAATTGACTTGTCTAGTGCTTTTAGTGGCTGTTTTTTAATAAATATATTTTTTTTTAAAAAAAGCTTGGATGCTATTATATTGCGGTTATATTTGTGTTATAAAACGCATAAAAATCGCAAATAAGTGTTTTTACACTGATTGTTGGGGTTGTAAGGTGGTTGTGCTGCCTGTTTGCGTTTTTGATTTGCTAACCAATCAACCAAACCATATGTATAAAATTCTACAATTTATGTTTTTGCTGTTATTTATAACAGAAACAAAAGCGAGGGACTTCTCTCTTTATCCAGATGTAAAGAGCGGGGTGATAAAAAGCGATATACTGGTAAGTGGTAAGGTCGTGGATGAAAATAATGATCCATTGCCTGGTGTTTCAGTGAAGATTAAAGGAACAGGAATCGGGGTGGTTACTGGTACTAATGGGGAGTTTTCGATAAAAGTCAGGACTGAAAAAGATTCTATTCAGTTCTTCTTTATTGGTTACAGATCTCAGACCATCAGTGGCAACATTAAAACTTTTACAATCATCCGGCTTTTACCGGACGACAATAAAGATTTGAACGAGGTTGCTATAATTGGTTATGGAACTCAGAAAAAGGTCTCAGTTACCGCCTCATTGTCTACAATTTCTGTGAAAGAGTTAGAGCGGGTTTCTACTCCCTCCTTAACTAATGCTATTGCAGGCAAGTTGCCGGGGATAATTACCAGGCAGGAAAGTGGAGAGCCGGGAGGTGACGCGGCTCAGGTATACATCAGAGGCTTATCTACTTTCGGAAGCAACGGACCTCTGGTGCTTATCGATGGGGTGGAGCGAAATATGAATGTGATCAATGCGCAGGAGATTGAAAGCTTTACGATTTTAAAAGATGCTTCGGCAACTGCCATCTATGGGGTTCGTGGAGCAAATGGTGTAATACTAATCAATACAAAACGAGGTGAGCTTGGAAAACCTCGTGTTACTTACAGATCAGAAGCGGCGGCTTTAAAAGCTTTACGACTTCCGGAGTATATTAATGGTGGTCAGTATGCTTCTTTAATGAATGAAGCATTGGTGAATGCAAATCAGTCGCCAAGGTGGAGTGAGGAGGAGATTAAGAAATTCAATGATGGTTCTGATCCTTATTTATACCCCAATTCTAACTGGACCGATGCCGTGCTGAAGCGGGATACCTGGCAGACCATTAATAACCTTAGTGTAACCGGAGGTACAGAAATCATTAAATATTATACGAACGTGGGCTTCACACTCCAGGACGGACTATACAAGCAGGATGCGGCAAACAAGTTTAATACCAACGCGAATATTAAGCGATATAATTTTCGGAGCAACGTAGATCTTAACCTGTCGAAAAGTCTGACCATGCAACTGAGCCTGGGTGGAATCATTCAGAACGGGAATTATCCGGGTTTTGGGGCGGGAGATATATTTCAATCTTTAAAAGTGGTATCTCCAATAGCTTTTCCTGTAACCAATCCTGATGGTAGCCCTGGCGGGGCGCAGACCTATATCGGCTGGAATCCATGGGGCAGGGTAACGCAATCCGGATATTTAACACAGGATAGAAGTACTTTGCAGGGAACTTTTGGAGCCACCTGGGATTTGTCTTCTTTTACCACCAAGGGCTTGTCGGTCAGGGGGATGTTTTCTTATGACCGTATTGCACAAACCAATAACGGAAGGTCTAAACAATTTGAAGTTAAAAGATATTTGGGCAAAGATCCGGTAACTGGCGAAGATTTATATAGCGCAGCCTTTAGGGAAGAACAACCTTTGGCCTATTCTTTCTCCAATGCGAGCGACCGTGCCATATATAGTGAGCTGCAGCTGAATTACAACCGCAGTTTTGGAAAACACGAGGTGACTTCTATGTTGCTGTTTAATCAGCGGGATTTTGTAAGCCTTACCGCAAGTTCCTCGATATTGAACATTCCTTATCGCAGACAGGGGCTGGCGGGCCGTACTACTTATGGCTTTGACAACCGCTACTTTGCCGAAATTAATTTTGGTTACAATGGTTCCGAAAATTTCCCGGCAGGAAAAAGATATGGATTCTTTCCATCGTTCTCTGCCGGCTGGGTCGTATCTAACGAAGGTTTCTGGAAAGTTCCTGCAATTTCTACTTTAAAATTTCGCGCATCTCATGGAAAGGTTGGGAATGATCAGATCGGACAGCGGTTTTTATTCCTGAGCACTATTAGAACAAATGGTCAGTCTTATGCTTTTGGTCCCGGGCAGGAGGTATTATATGGTATGGAGGAGAATGCAATCGGAAATGAGAATGTAACCTGGGAAACCGCTCAAAAAAGCAATATAGGGCTTGATCTTGGGCTTTTTAAAGATCATTTGACACTTCAGGTAGATGTGTACAGTGAAAGGCGTAAAGATATTTTATTGCAAAGGAATACCGTTCCGGCAATAGCCGGCTTTTTTCCATGGTCTATTCCATTTGCAAACCTTGGTAAGGTAAATAATAAAGGTATTGATGGTTTGCTGGAGGTTAAACACACCACCTCCGGAGGCTTTTTCTATTCTGTAAGAGGGAATTTTACGTATGCCAGAAATAAAGTAATTGAAAATGATGAAGCAGCAAAACGATTCTCTTATCTGAGTGGAAAAGGTTTGCGCCTGGGTCAGTCTTTTGCATTTGTAGCTGATGGATTTTTCCAGAGTGAGGCTGAAATAGAAACAAGTCCCTTGCAAACTTTCTCTAACGTTCGTGTTGGAGACGTAAAATATAAAGACATCAATGGAGACGGGCTGATTGATTCTTTTGACCAGATCCCGGTAGGGTATCCTAGATTGCCTGAAATATCATTTGGTTTTGGAGGAACGGTATCCTTTAAAGGTTTTGATGCCAGTTTGTACTTCACAGGGGCGGCGCATACCAGTGTTTTTTTAAGTGGGTTTTCAATGTGGCCATTTTACGATGGACTGGGTGTGAATAATGTATTAACGGAATATTACAACAATAGGTGGACACCTTCAAATCCTAATGCACTTTATCCTGCTATAGATGTCGGTAATAATCCCAATAACTATGTCAATTCTACATTATGGATGCGTAATGGGAATTACCTGAGGTTAAGGAATGCTGAAGTGGGTTACACATTACCTAAAAGAGTGAGTAACAGGTTTGGCATTAGTAACCTCCGTTTTTTTGTAAACGCAGTTAATCTGGTTACCTGGGATCATATAAAAATCATCGATCCTGAATCTAATGATGGAACAGGTGGCTATCCTTTACAGAGATCTCTGAATGCCGGTTTACAGATTGATTTTAAATAAAACTGAACATGAAAAAAAATATACAATACATCATCTGCAGCATATTAATTTTGCAGTTCTTTATGATTTCTGCCTGCCGCAAAGATTTTTTAGATAAAAGTCCGGATGAGGATATTACCATAGAAGAAGCTTTTAAACAGCGTAAGTATGCCGAAGCCTTTTTGGTAGATATCTATGCCGGCCTTCCTAACGAAATCTATTTTACCGATATGGCTGATGTGAACCCATTTATAGTTGCATCGGATGAAATGAATATTCCCTGGCCGGAGAAGTTTCCTAAGCTGATGAACAAAGGAGCCTGGAACTCTTTTAACGTAACTGGTCAGATCTACAAAAACATGTATGAAGGGATTAGAAAGGCAAATATCTTTTTGAAAAATATAGCGCTTACACCTTTATCGGCTGAATTTACGCAAACTACCAAAGACAGGTGGATTGGGGAAGCCGTTTTTCTTCGTGCATTTTATCATTTTCAGCTGATGAGGATTTATGGACCAGTACCCATAATAGATTATACTATTGGTGTTGCAGATGATTTTACTAAAATCAGACGTAAACCTTTGGACTACTGTGTAAACTTTGTGGTTAGTGAGTGTGACAAAGCCATCACGCTGTTGCCAATGAATGTGGTGGGAAGCCGTGATCTTGGACGACCTACCGCGGCTGCATCACTGGCGCTTAAAGCGAGGGTACTGCTATATAACGCCAGTCCTTTATGGAATGGAAATCCAGATTTCAGATCTTTTGCGGATAATGAAGGAACCAGATTGTTTTCGCAGCAATACGACGAGCGCAGATGGCTTGTTGCTGCACAGGCAGCAAAAGACTGTATACAAAAGTGTGAATCTGCGGGGTACCATCTGTTCAGAAGTTATGCTGATCCAGTAAAAAATTATCAGCAGTTGTTTATTGAGAATAATAACCCCGAAGTGTTGTTTGCAAGAAATTCGGGTAGGGATGCCTGGATGGAAAAATCTGCTTTTCCGGGCAGTTTAGGAGGCTGGAATGGTTGGAATCCTACTCAGGGACAAATAGATGCCTATGAAATGGATAATGGCATTGCGCCGATAACCGGTTATAATATAGACGGTTCACCGGTTATTGATCCTGCATCAGGTTATGTGGAAACAGGTTATGCAACCGGAGATGAACCGAAGGGCAGATGGCTGGATGGTACCAGAAATATGTACGCGCACCGTGACCCAAGGTTTTATGCGACCATTAACTTTAACGGGGCCTTTTTTATAGACAGAAGGGTACAGTTCTGGCAAACCGGTGCAGATGGCCGGGGTAATGCAGGCAGGGATTTTAATACTACCGGCTATCTGCTTAAAAAATTTATCGATCCTGGAGTTAGCCTTACACAGCAACGGTACGCACTTAAAACCTGGATATTCTTTCGTTTAGGAGAAATGTATTTGAATTATGCCGAGGCCCTGAACGAAGCACAGGGGCCTGTGGGGGATGTGCATATCTATGTAAATGCCATTCGTAACAGAGCGGGGATGCCGTCTTTACCAAATTCGCTAAGTAAAGACGATATGCGTAAAAGGATAAGGAATGAACGTCGTGTAGAACTGGCATTTGAAACACATCGCTATTTCGATTGCCATAGGTGGAAGACTGCGGAGCAAACTGATAAGGGAAAGGTGTATGGGATGAATATCTCTGCCGGAACCAATCTTAAGGACGATAATTTCTATAAACGAAGCTTAATAGAAACCAGGTTCTTTCAGGCGCCGAAACATTATTTGTTTCCTATTCCGCAGGATGAAATCGACAAGAATTCCAGTATGGTACAGAATCCTGGATGGTAATTGAATTTCTAATATTAAGAAAACAGATCATGAAAAAAATAGTACAGATTTCATCCCTGATTTTAGGCTTCCTGATTGCAGGATGCAGCAAGGAGGTCGACGTTGATTTAAATGTTAAAGGTGCGGAAACATATTCCATGCTCTATATGCCTCAGGCAAATGGTAACCCGGTTGTAAAAAGCCTCAGTATTTCAGAATCAGTTTATAAGTTTAATTACAGTGCCTTTTTAGGTGGGAGTCTAGACAATGGAAGCACTATAAATGTGAAGTTTGGGGTGGTCAGATCGATGGTAGATAGTTTTAATCTGAAAAATGGAACTGACTATAAGATGATGCCCGAGGGAAGTTATACACTTGATAATTCCGAAGTGAAAATAGCGTCTGGGAGTAAAAGCACCGGAGCGCTTAATCTGAGCATTAAAACCCTGGGATTTATTTTGCCTTTCCAGTCTTACCTGCTTCCCGTGAGTATTATTGATGCAGATGCAAAAGTAAATTCTGCACTAAATACAACTTACTTTTTAGTAACCGGATCCTATGCTCCCGGTGAGGTTCCACGTGAGAAAGCATATGCCCTGGGCGCTGATGCGGGGGGAATGTTTTTTGATTTTAACGGTGATATGATCGGCAAAAGCCCCGGAGGTAATTTACTGCTTTATCCGGCGGGTTCAAATGGAACTTTTAACGCTCCCCGTCAGATTGGGGCAGGCTGGGATATCTTTAATACAGTTTTTTATTATGGTGGCGACCGGTTAATAGGAAGGTATGGATCTGGTGGCGGAGATATTGCCCAATATAAAGTTGATGGAAATGGAAATTTCGGCGCCAGCAGGACCATCGGATTTGGCTGGGGTATTTTTGCCAAAATCATACCATTTAAAGGTTTGTTGCTGGGGATTGACGGTGCAGGAAATATGAATATGTATCCTTTAGATGCCGCCGGCGATTTTGATTTCGGCAGAATAAAAACCATAGGAACCGGGTGGGGAGGGTTTATTCATGTCTTCCCTTATGAAAATTCATTGCTTGCAATTGATGCCAGTGGCGATATGTTTCAGTTTCCATTATCGGATGAGGGCGTATTTGGAACCAAAAACAAGGTTGGCAGTGGTTGGGATATGTACACTTTGGTATTCCCGGCCGGTAAAGACCTGCTAGCATTGGACGGTTCGGGAGATCTGTGGAGATATAAATTTAATCCAGTGGGTTTCTGGCCATTAAAAAAATAGTATAGCTGACAACGGACCTCATATTTTCAAAAAAATGATGCGCAAAAACATATTTCTTTATTTAGCTATCCCTTTTCTGTTTGCAGGATGTGGCAAATCCGGTACTTCTGTTAAGGAAGGGGGAGAGGAACCTACTTTGCCGACAAAAAACCTGGAGTTTATTAATCCGGTTTTTGAGCCCATATTAGCTGATCCTTCCATTGTAAAGGGAGAGGATGGTTGGTTTTATGGGTATGGGACAGAGGACAACTGGGGAGACGGGCAGGGGAACCGGCTGGTGCCGGTTGTCAGGTCTCTGGACTTAATTAAATGGACTGTTATTGGCAATGCGTTTACTGCAAAACCCCAATGGAAATCAGACGGAGGTATCTGGGCTCCGGATGTAGTGCTCATCAATAAAAAGTATTACATGTATTATTCTTACTCTGCCTGGGCTGACCCCAATCCCGGAATAGGACTGGCAGTGGCCAGTAATCCCGGTGGACCATTTATTGACCAGGGGAAACTTTTTTTAAGCAGTGAAATTGGTGTGCCCAATACCATAGATCCTTTTTACTTCTCCGAAAACAATAAAAAGTACCTCTTTTTCGGTAGCTACAGCTCTTCGGTAAATCAAGGGACGTATGTAGTAGAATTAGCTGAAGACGGGTTTTCTGTAAAGAATCTAAATGATAAAGTCAAAATTGCAGCGGGTGATTTTGAGGCGGTAATGATTCATAAAAGAAAGGGTTATTACTATTTCTTTGGATCTAAGGGAAGCTGTTGCAGCGGTTCGTCAAGTACTTACCATGTGAGGGTGGCCAGGTCAGCGGCATTGCTGGGTCCCTATCTGGATAAAGATGGGAAAAGCATAGCTGAACGGGGAAGCGGCACCTTGCTGATCTCTGGTAGCGATAAATATGCAGGGCCGGGGCATAATTCAAGAATCATATCAGATCGGACTGGTACCGACTGGTTATTGTATCACGCGATTAATAAAACCAATCCAATAGTTCCGGGGGGTGCGAGCAGGCGAATGCTAATGCTTGATAAAATTAACTGGGTTGACGACTGGCCGGTTATTGAAAATTCTATACCCGGTAACGCCCTGAAGAAAGGACCTGAATTTTAAAAAAAGAAATTAATAGAAGATAGATATAAATTAAAAATAACACTAATGACACCAATTACAGAACAATCATCCTTGTACGATCAATTAGAAAATAAGTCAGTTGAAGAATTAACAAGGTACATCAATCAGGAAGACGCGAAAGTAGCAAAAGTTATAGAAGGAGTTCTTCCAAGTGTAAATAACCTGATTACAGCGATAGTTGATAAATTAAAAGCCGGAGGCCGGATGTTTTACCTCGGTGCAGGAAGTGGTGGCCGCTTATCTGTATTAGATGTCATTGAACTTCCTACAACTTATGGCCTGCCGAAAGGTATTTACAATACCGTTCTGGCAGGTGGTATTGACCGGTTAGCGGATGCACTTGAAGAAAAGGAAGACGATGTGGATGAAGGTTGGAATGCACTGGTAAATGCAGGAATTAATTCGGGCGATATCGTAGTTGGTATCTCAGCAAGCGGTACTACGCCTTTTGTACTGGAGGGCCTGAAAAAATGCAGGTTACTAAATATCACAACGGGTTGTATCGTCAGTAACCCTTCAACACCTATTTCGGCACAATCAGATTACCCTGTTGAAGTCGTAACCGGCCCTGAATTTATTACCGGCAGTACCAGAATGAAGTGTGGAACTGCGCAGAAAATGTTGTTTGACATGATCTCTACCACAGTAATGATCAGAATTGGCAGGATTGAAGGTAACAACATGATCAATGTTAAACTCATCAATGATAAGATCCTGGACCGTGGTGTGAAAATGCTGATGCAAAAAGCAGAGATTGAAAGCTATGACGAAGCAAAATCAATTCTTCTTGAGCATGGAACAGTTAAAAATGCCCTGGATAAGGTAACAAATAGGCATAATTAATAATTTAATTAAATACAGCAATCTTGAAATATTTACTCATTTGTTTTCTGTTTTATACGGTTACAGCTTATTCTCAGACGGCAACTGCCGATCTGGGTATCATACCAGCGCCTGCTGATGTAACTTTAAAGAAGGGTTTTTTTACAATCGGACCAAAAACTCAAATTGCTTATTCAGACGGTAAGTCGAAGAAAACTGCGATGGTGTTAAAGGATTATCTCCAGAAAAGATATGGACTAAAATTGCCCCTGCTTGCTGAAACTACAAATAAGTCAGCTTCTGTTATTGTTTTTACCCATCAGGAGAAATTAGGGAGGGAGGCTTATCAACTTACTGCAGGTACTTCAGTTTTAAAAATATCAGGCGATGAAGCCGGACTGTTTTATGGATTGCAAACACTAATGCAGGTGATTAAGGCAGAAGGGGCGAAATTACAGCTGCCTTGTGTGGAAATCAATGACAGGCCAAGATATCCTTATCGTGGTATCATGCAGGATGTTGGTTACCATATCTATCCGGTATCTTTTATTAAAAGCCAGATAGAAATGCTGGCCAGGTATAAAATGAATGTTTATCACTGGCACCTTACCGAAGATCATGGCTGGCGTATTGAGATTAAAAAGTATCCTAAGCTGACTGCTGTAGGTGCCTACAGGGCAAGTACACAGATCAGCCATTACGTTGATTCTTTAAACGGGCAAGATCACCTTCCTTACGGTGGCTTTTACACGCAGGAGGAGATTAAAGAAGTTGTTGCTTTTGCTGCAGAAAGACAGGTGACGGTGATTCCCGAGATTGAATTGCCCGGGCATTCTGTTGCCGCACTTGCGGCCTATCCCGAGCTGGCTTGCGGTGATCATCCGGGACCTTTTAAAGTAGCGGAGAATTGGGGCATATTTGAGGACGTATATTGTGCCGGCAAGGAAAATACATTTAAATTTCTAGAGGATGTACTCACAGAAGTAATGGCTTTGTTTCCTTCTCAATACATTCACATTGGTGGAGATGAATGCCCCAAAAAAAGATGGGAGGCTTGTAAATATTGTCAGCAGCGAATTAAACAGGAACACCTAAAGAATGAGTTTGAGCTCCAGAGTTATTTTGTGAAGAGAATTGAAAGATTTGTCAACTCAAAAGGAAGAAAAATCATTGGCTGGGATGAGATACTGGAGGGAGGACTGGCCCCGAATGCAACCGTAATGGCCTGGCGCAATATCGATGAGGGCATAAAAGCAGCGCAGCAAAATCACGATGTAGTGATGTCGCCGATGTCGCACGTTTATTTTGACTTTATTCAGGGTAAAAGGGAGCTGGAACCGCTGGCTATTGGCTGGGGTTATAATACTTTGTCTAGGGTGTATGCCTATGATCCTACGCCAGAAGTACTGACCTCAGATCAAAAGAAACATATTATTGGTGTCGAAGCAGCGATCTGGACAGAACATATGGACACTTACCGTAAGGTAGAATATATGCTTTATCCCCGTTTGATGGCGCTTGCCGAGGTTGCCTGGACATTCCCGGAGAAGAAGGATTCTGTTAGCTTTTTTGAGCGTCGCCTGCCTGAACATTTACTTCAGCTGGATCAGACCGATAAGGTATACCGCGTGCCCGGACCTATTGGGGTTTCCGATACTACCTTGACTGGTTCAACCTTTAAAATCACGCTGAAGGTACCTGTAGAGGGTGCAAAGATCTACTATAATTTTGATGGACAGGACGCCAGGGAAACAGATTACCTCTATGAAAAACCTATTGATATTATCCTTCGTAAAGGTGAAAAAAGACAATTGAAATCTGTTGTAATTACCCCTTCAGGAAAACGCAGTGCAAATACAAGTACCTTATTTATCCATCCTTAATCCCATTAGTGCAGTACTATGAAAATTCAATGTCGGCTCATTTTTATCTTGTTTTGCAGTGCGGTTTTTTTTCTAACTCCGGTTCATGCACAGCAGATTTATCTTTCAGGAACAGCAAAGGCCAGTATCGAACCAAAGTCTTATCCGTTTTCTGTTGCCCTTGCCGGTTATGGTTACCCCAGGGGAGGGCGCTTTAGCCTGGACTGGATCAAAATCGACCAGGTGACTGTCCCGGAATTTAAGCCGTGGCAAAAATGGAAGAATCTGGCAGTTGATGCAGTCGCATTTACGGTATTGGATAAAGTGATGTATGCAGCAGATAAGGACGGAACGGTTACCTATGCTGCATTGAAGGATAAAACCAGGAAATGGCAAAAGCTCGGGGAGCTGGAAGGAATAATTAGTCTGACCAGTTACAAGGGGTGTCTGTTTGCACTTACCGCAAATGATGAACTGATGCGATTCGAGCTCAAAAGCAAAAACGGAGACTGGATTAAAATTGCAAAGTTCAATGGGTTATCGTATGATATACATTTAAAAGCGATTGCCATACACGGGGGTAAGCTGTACGGAATGGATAAAAATAATTTTGTTTTTGAAGGCAGGCACAAAACAGATGGTAACCTGTCTGTGAGGGCTGTGGCCATCTCAGCTGAAAAACAAACCGTTCTGATTATAGGTGCTGACGTTTGTGGATTTAACCATGATTTCATCACTTCTGTGAAAGATGAGCTGTCTAAAAAGCATAAAATTAAGCCATCAGCCATATTGATCAATGCTTCACATACCCATTTCGCACCTTCGACGCAGGACTGGAGCACCTGGGGAACCCATCAGTTAGCAGATTCCATTTATTTAAACACGATTGTTAAACCTGCTTTGATTGATGCTGCCGAAAGGGCTATTAAAAACAGGAAACCTTCTGTTTTATCTTTTGGGAGAGGGAAAACCGCAATAGGTAAAAACAGGAGTCTCGAGGGGGCAGCGGTTCCCTATGACAATGATGTGGATGTGCTGCAGATTGAGCGGGAAAAAGACCATCATAAGACTGTTGTCTTTTTAACAGGATGCCATCCTGTGTTTAAAAACGAAGGTATAGAAGGTTTTACCATCAGCCCCAATTATCCTGGAGTCACCAAAAGTCTGCTTGAAAAGGAACCGGGTATCACGGATGCGGTATTTATTCAAGGCTGTGGCGGAGATATCAACCCTGTAGCTTTAGATCACAAGCAAACTGGAAATGATCTTGCTGTGGATGTGAAGAGCATTCTGAACGGCCCCCTGGAACAATTGAACGGTAAGATTACCTTTTATGTGGACTCGCTGAACTTTCCGGTAAACCCATGGAGTACTGAACGTCTTCTTGCCTTTAGAAAGGAGAACGATAATGGTAAAGGAGATGTAAATG
This region of Pedobacter steynii genomic DNA includes:
- a CDS encoding beta-N-acetylhexosaminidase — protein: MKYLLICFLFYTVTAYSQTATADLGIIPAPADVTLKKGFFTIGPKTQIAYSDGKSKKTAMVLKDYLQKRYGLKLPLLAETTNKSASVIVFTHQEKLGREAYQLTAGTSVLKISGDEAGLFYGLQTLMQVIKAEGAKLQLPCVEINDRPRYPYRGIMQDVGYHIYPVSFIKSQIEMLARYKMNVYHWHLTEDHGWRIEIKKYPKLTAVGAYRASTQISHYVDSLNGQDHLPYGGFYTQEEIKEVVAFAAERQVTVIPEIELPGHSVAALAAYPELACGDHPGPFKVAENWGIFEDVYCAGKENTFKFLEDVLTEVMALFPSQYIHIGGDECPKKRWEACKYCQQRIKQEHLKNEFELQSYFVKRIERFVNSKGRKIIGWDEILEGGLAPNATVMAWRNIDEGIKAAQQNHDVVMSPMSHVYFDFIQGKRELEPLAIGWGYNTLSRVYAYDPTPEVLTSDQKKHIIGVEAAIWTEHMDTYRKVEYMLYPRLMALAEVAWTFPEKKDSVSFFERRLPEHLLQLDQTDKVYRVPGPIGVSDTTLTGSTFKITLKVPVEGAKIYYNFDGQDARETDYLYEKPIDIILRKGEKRQLKSVVITPSGKRSANTSTLFIHP